The genomic region taatgattttattaatttatattcttatcttatatgtattgaattataagatatatatatataatatatatatatatatattatatatatattatacatattatacatacatatatatatatatatatatacatattatacatacatatatatatatatatatatatatacatattatacatcatatatatatatattatatatatatatatatataattatatataatatatatatatatatacatattatacatacatacatatataatatatatatatatatatatatatatatacatattatacatacatacatatatatatatatatataatatatatatatatatacatattatacatacatacatatatatatatatatatatatatattatattatatatacatatacatatatatatatatatatatatacatatatatatgtatgctattaaggttctcattttgttaaatgaataaataatccaatatTATGATATCCGAAAGTTGaggaacaaactaaatttgtttctccattttcttatttgtattatgtaaaACAGacaacagcacagctccttccatggctttcggaaacatttcttcacactcagagttgctgaagcatggaacaaactgccggcatcagttgtcggagcactgcatcctttaaggccctcatgctttccgaaatcctcccaaactacacctgattatgtatacactttagatgagtcgtagtgcacctgagcactgtacacaatattttattattatatatacacacatacttgtatgtgtatatagaaagaaggagagacagaaCTATAGATGTACAACATATGTTTCTACTATTTATGAAGACTTACGTAAGTATGATAACATTTATGCAAGAATATAACATGAAGAACTGCCTAACATATGAGACACTTTATATATACTTcactgtatattttatttcttgactgaacattgaaatatatttgatatacatttatataatctgtgtgtgtgtaaatatgtatgtacatatatgtgtgtgtatatatatatatatgtgtgtgtgtgtgtgtgtatacatatgagtatcctggaaatacacacatatatatatatatatatattatatatatatatatatgctttccgaaatccgccgaaactacacctgattatatatacactttagatgagttgtagtgcacctgagcactgtacacaatgtttttttattattattattattatatatatgtgtgtgtgtatttggaggGCAAGCCACTATgtggtcggccgtatgctagaagtagatcacctaagatcaaactacaaagaaaagaatgttctctagaggaaaattcagcggacaccagaatgAAAATGCGGGCAAgacatgaaaattaaataaaaaatcagaatatatatatatatatatatatatatatatatatatatatatatatatatatatattatatgtatatatatacatatacgtacacgcgctagctagtcgtgactagtcgatccttacagCTAcgtaacaaagtaaataaaacacaaaagtaaggatcgactagtcacgactagctagtacGGATGCGCgcgtacgcgagtgcgcgcaccgggaccactgttcttaagCAGTACCcggtcttttccttttgaacggcaggtGTCAACATAATTTCcccataactaaacacttttaaacttcgtattctggtagaatgtgtttataaaacatctttttctcttggctttattgagaaaattctataattgacAGCAACGATATAGCCGCTAAGTGGTCActggacgtgctagaaatagcagccgaatatcTCGAATTACCCTATTTTAACGTATATAAGAAACCCCcaaattttgggggcttaaaatttgggaaAAAGGTTCTGTAAGAGATTATAATACTAAGttattttcggtttgaccggcagttttttaacataatttccacgtaactaaacacttttaaacttcgtatactggtagaatgtgtttataaaacatctttttctcttggctttattgagaaaattctatagtttgtaagatatttggttgaATGTGTCagaaatgtttctattttaatttgtatataaaaaaactttgGCTACTTCTTCTAGCAAGCCATGCAACCACCTACAGGCTCCGTCGTTGGTCTGTCTCGGTCATAATTTCGTATAAATGATGAACCGGAAGTTGTTCGTAAACTGCCGCAGTaaatttcttcagctgaatacatgtcattgattggtaccagttacgcactggggtcgatgtaatcgacttaatccctttgtctgtccttgtttgtcccctctatgtttagccccttgagggcaataaagaaataagaaagagtcAAAGAGGTACCATATTAcctgcactggagtcaatgtaatcgacttaatccctttgtctgtccttgtttgtcccctctatgtttagccccttgagggcaataaagaaataagaaagagtcAAAGAGGTACCATATTacctgcactggggtcgatgtaatcgacttaatccctttgtctgtccttgtttgtcccctctatgtttagccccttgtgggtagtaaagaaataagaataacattgtagggtaggtgcaagaggattgatctggctggtttgaccataaaacagaatatttgggctggacatggcctgttttaatgctaaagggttgattaGATTATTCCAACCCCCATATCCCAACCCctgaatttctggccttgtgctatgTCAGAAACAgttgttatctttatatataaaactgaagttgtgtgagagtctgtctcctccacTTTAGATTCcttactactcccacattttgcggtacagtttaaccaaaagcgggtatcttatagtcgtgattcatatcgagcccttctgggtattagcgcgcgtctacgatgaatctacgattttaaaaataatttaccataattttttcgtttttttaatgcattttttgctcggtttatataagggaagtaactctctaaaaatgcttatatagttatttcccttacaaacccgagcaacgccgggcaatactgctagtgtattatattttttctttctttttttttctcatccaaTCCAGATATATGCCCACCACGACTCCACGGACGCGAAGCATTGCTGACAGTAATAATTCGAAAGTTCCTTGGCAGATGGGTGATGGTGCACAGTAAGTTGCAGCTCGAAGTGTTGAGTCTGTATCGGCAACTTCTGCGCGCCACACGCAGCAAGCCTGGCTTCAGATCTTACATCAGCGATGAGTTCCGTcgcaacatgaccatcccgagGACCAACATTCTTCAAATCGAATACATCATCAGGAATGGTAAGAAAAAGCTTGATTTACTGAAGAGACAGGAGGTTCAGAGTCTGGGGGTATTTTACAAAGAAACTGATAACCTTAATCCATCTACTACTAcctcaacaacaactactactactactactactacctctggTACTTGAGGCCGGCGCTAGGAAGCAAGGGGCCCGTTTTGAGAATTATCGGCGGAACCCTCTTACTCTACAAACGCTGAAAATTCATGTTTTATGCTTTGTGTAATACGAATACGCCAATCCCAGCCAAAATGTGTTGAGGGCTTGAGGCCCCAATAGTACAATAGAAGCTGTGATGAtatactaaaaattaaaaattcattgtAGCACCCTCTGCTTGAGTGTGTGGGTTCCAATTTCAGTGTGGGCCCCAATTTCAGTGTGGGTCCACCCTCTCTTGGAGCAGGTCCCAATTTCAACAAATCTGTCTAATTGGCTTGAAACCAGCCCTGCTGATACTAACACAAAGTGAAGACCTGACCAGGGAATAAACATTGTGTATCTAAATGTCGTCACTGAATATTGCTGCGATACGGTTGGCTGGTTTCTCATGGCAGGCCACTCGTTCTGCGAGACCATCCTGGGTCTCGCAACGTCTCGCTGTTCCAAGAAGGGTCCCACCGTTTGTTTGCCCTCTGCGAGCGAGCTCCTCCCGTGCCAGTACTATTATGCCTTTGGACACACCAAGGGTTACCGATGACCTCGATAGCCTGAACGAGTTCTTCAGCCAGAAAATTTTGCCTGCGTTCCCCGATGGGGTCCAGTGCTCGTTTGCATACGGCTCGGGGGCGTTCCAACAACAGGGTACGGAACACATGAGCAAAAACATGCTAGATTTCATCTTCGTTGTTGATGACCCCGTTGCCTGGCATACTGAGAACCTACAGATAAACCGTCGTCATTACTCAGCCCTAAAGTTCCTGGGCACGCGGGCCATCACCCACATCCAGCAGCAATATGGCGCAGGGATTTACTTCAACACCCTCGTCATGCTTGGTGCCAGGCTGATCAAATACGGCGTCGTGAGTACCGAGAGGCTGATCACCGACCTTTTGGACTGGGAGACCTTATACATGAGCGGCCGACTTCACAAACCAGTGTTGACGTTAAAGCAGCCCACAAACCCTGAGTTGATTGTTGCCCTTGACAACAACCTCCACAGCGCTGTGCATGCGGCGCTTCTACAACTGCCGGACACGTTCACCGAAGAGGAGCTGTACATGAGCATCGCCAACCTCTCATACTCCGGCGACTTCCGGATGTCAATTGGCGAAGACCGAAACAAGGTATCGAACATTGTGGTTCCGAATATCCCTAAGTTCCGTTCCATGTATTCCAAAATCCTGGAATCTGAGGAACATGTGTTCTACAACCCTGTGCGACAGACCTACGAGCAGTACCCTAATCACATCTCACAGTACCATCACCTGAACCTGCTCCCTAAAACTGTCCACATTAATTTAGTGTCTCTCTGTAACCACAACCGGGCCATCCCCGATACGGAGGACGTGCTACGCAACCTTGCTAACGACCCCCATTGCGGGACATACGTTGCTAAATGCATCTCGGACATTGTCAAACGGTCAAGTTATagtcagagcataaagacaatTTTGACGGCAGGATTTCTGAAATCCGTCAAATACAGTTCGAAAAAACTCTTGAAAATGATGCGAAGCGTgaagaataaaaattgaaaaaaaaaaaaacccttgtcttttttctctctgtcttttcctcATTTCAGTCGctgggctgtggtcatgctggggcaccacctctaaaggtttcagtcaaacaaatcaacccccgcccccatcatcatcctcatcctcatttaacgtccgctttccatgctagcatgggttggacggttcaactggagtctggggagcccgaaggctgcaccaggccagtctagtctggcagtgtttctacagctggatgcccttcctaacgccaaccactccgagagtgtagtgggtgcttttttgatatttgttttttattgtttttattgtgatATTTATTCTAAAGGACCCTGTTGacctctcttttgctgaactcttttacttgtttcagtcatttgactgcggccatgctggagcaccgcctttagtcgagcaaatcgaccccgggacttattctttataagcccagtacttattctatcggtctcttttgccgaaccgctaagtaacggggacgtaaacacaccagcatcggttgtcaagcgatgttggggagacaaacacagacacacaaacatacacacacacatacatatatatgacaggcttctttcagtttccgtctaccaaatccactcacaaggctttagtcggcccggagctatagcagaagacacttgcccaagatgccacgcagtgggactgaacctggaaccatgtggttggttagcaagctacttaccacacagcgctaagttacaggacataaataaaccaacaagaGTTATAAAGTGGTACTgtgataaacacagacagacacacatgcacatagttaTATACGGATCATTCCATATGAATTCAGccaaagtggaggcgcgtggcttagtggttagggtgtcagcatcatgatcgtaagtttgtggtttcaattcctggaccgggcgacgcgttgtgttcttgagcaaaacacttcatttcactttctccggtccactcagctggcaaaaatgagtaacgctgcgatggactggcgtcccgtccagctggggaacacatacgccatagaaaccaaaaaaccagtcccatgagcctggctaggctttaaaaaggcgcaTTTATGTGGAGGCAAATGGCCTAGTATTTAGAGCACTGGACTCGCGGTCGATGGattgcaggttcaaatctcagacggggcaatgtgtgtgtttatgggcataaacacctaagctccggcagaaggtaatggcgaacttctgctgactctttcgccacaactttctctcactctttcctcctgcatcttgcagctcacctgcgacggatcggcatcccgttcaggtggggaacctatacgccaaggaaaccagggaacttgcccttatgagccaggcatggctcaagaagaaacaataaaaaaaaaaattcaaccaaagggaaaaaaattttgcaCGTGACCAACTCAGATTTAGCCCAGGTTTTTTTTAGCAATACTTCTCTATGCATAAGGAAGACATGCATAATTTTAGGATCCAGTTCCTAAGAGTTTCAACcaaagtggaggcacgtggcttagtggttagggtgtcagcatcatgatcataagattgtggtttcgattccaagtcAGACCCATAAAAATTCGATAACTATGCCCCTTGTGGAGCAAGAATGtaattttatacaaattttgacatttgtaccacagagccagagctggtttcagccaggttggtatcaaaagggttaagaattgattctctattatatatcttaacccttctgttaccatatttctgttgagatgctctgtgtttctttcaattaatttcaaatataacaaagaatttagtaaaataacttagttatcattcagctagtgttaggaacataaattgtaactaaggtttggtggaaggtttttaattcaaaacttatgaaaacaagacatttgtactcagagccagagccggtttcagccgggttggtagcgaaagggttaaacaccctgggccaggaacattaaaacaatatattggtcttccgaaaagaaaaatggaattctACCACGATcactacttctgctgctactattactactactacaaccaacatggtcactactattactactacgatCAACAGTCTCCCACTGCTGCTGATAACGGTCACtttcactactactgctactactactactacagccaatgaactaccaccaacaccaccaccacggtcgctactactactacgaccaacagtcactgctgctactgctatttcGGCCACTGGTCATTTCCCTAATTTAGTCGACACAtaagacagctattatgcttCCTCCCAACAAAAAACCACCatgtggactctgttgagaccagtaagaaacaattatgaacttttttattacacttaacttttgaaaatatttttgataaggttgggttttttttaagaAGGACCGAAACATGTGAAATTTCTAagagaattaaaatttatcttatatagtggcgtttttcaaacttttttataaatatatatgtatgtgtatatatatatatatatatatgtatatgtatatatgtatatgtatatatgtatatgtatatatgtatatgtatatatgtatatgtatatatgtatatatatatatatgtatgtatatatgtatatgtatatatgtatatgtatatatgtatatatataatatgtatatatatatatgtatgtatatatatatgtgtgtatatatatatatatatgtggtatatattatgtgtatatatgtatatatatatgtatatatatgtatatatatatgtatatatatatgtatatatatatgtatatataggtatatatatagtatatatatgtatatatatatgtatatatgtatatatatatgtatatatatatgtatatatatatatatatgtatatatatatatatatatatgtatatatatatatatatatatatatgtaatatatatatatataatagtatatatatatatatatatatatatatgtaatatatattatatatatatatgtatatatattatatatatatatgtatatatataatattatataattatagatatatatatagtatatatatatatgtttatatatgtatgtatgtatatcatcatcatgttaatgtccgttttccgcgctagcacaggtatatatgtatatatatatatatatgtgtatatatatatatatttatgtatatatatgtgtatatatatatgtgtgtgtatatatatatgtgtgtatatatatgtgtgtatatatatgtgtgtgtatatatatgtatatatgtgtgtatatatatatatgtatatatatacatatgtgtatatatatatatgtgtatatatatatatatatgtatatatgtatgtatatatatgtatatatgtgtatatgtgtatatatatatgtgtatatatatatattatatatatgtatatatatgtgtatgtatatgtatatatgtgtatatatatatatgtatatatatatatatatggatatatatatatacatatataataatatgtatatatatatatatgtatatatatatatgtatgtatatatgtatgtatatatgtatgtatgtatatatgtatgtatatatgtatgtatatatgtatgtatgtatatatatatgtatgtatgtatgtacatatatatatatgtgtgtatatatatatatatatatgtatagtacttTCTAGCCTGTTAAATTCACAagtatgatacctatttctttactacccacaaggggctaaacacagaggggacaaacaaggacagacaaacagattaagtcgattatatcgaccccagtgcgtaactggtacttagttaatcgacccctgaaaggatgaaaggcaaagtcaacctcggcagaattacaAGTATGAGACCTAACAACCTGTAATCAACTATGTAGTTGGTGGgtctagaaataccagccaagaCATCTTCAAAAGAAACCCTATCCAGAATATGATGTGATGGTTATTGTTGGAACCCGTTCATTCAAGCACAGCTTATCATCTGAGCTGAGTTTAGAAAACAAAGTAAACTACAGATAAGATATACAAGGTAACCTAATTATTATGTAGGCTGTATATGCATAGTCATAAAGGGCATAAAATATaggtgacgtatatatatatatatatacagttcataTTTGTACTTGGTTTGTATGGAATAATTATTTGACGAGAAAAAAAGGGCAACGGAATGACAACACGAGCAACCCTGAACATTTGAATGATTAACTGTTTGGGAAAAAGGGTTTATGAGTTTGAAAAACTAGTAAATTTGTTAGCGGAGTTACTGGAAATAAAGGAccaaaccagtgcatgtgtttattattactgGTGTAATGCCCCTCCCAAAGTTCAgtagtatataaacatacatatacatacatacatatatagagctatatagcaataagaaagaggggatcaataggtggttcatcaacttttagacattatatatatcaacttatttatttatttacaaaattactGACAATTacgagaatatacatacatgtataacatattatgctttacatataagatataaaatatattaatatatatatataaaaatatataaggataccagtaattattaaaatataacaaacaggaatataaattgggtatatatatatatatatatatatatatatatacactcatacctcACTACTACAGACCTCCCTTTGATGGATTTCAGAAGCAGTGGACAAAATCACAGAATTATCAACACCTTTTCACCATCCATGGTAAGTctgattttaaccctttcattaccatatttctgttgagatgctccatatttctttcaattactttaaatataacaaagaatttagtaaaataacttagttatcattcagctggtgttaggaacataaattgtgactaaggtttgggggaagattttaattcagaacttttgaaaataagacatttgtactacaaagccaaagccggtttcaaccaggttggtatcaaaagggttaagaattgattctctattatatattttaacccttttgttaccatatttctattgagatgctctgtgtttctttcaattaattttaaatataacaaggaatttagtaaaataacttagttatcattcagctagtgttaggaacataaattgtgactaaggtttggtggaaggttttaattcaaaacttatgaaaacaagacatttgtactacagagccagaagtggtttcaaccaggttggtatcaaaagggttaagaattgtttctctattatatatcttaaccctttcattaccatatttctgttgagatgctctgtgtttctttcaattaatttaaatataacaaagaatttagtaaaataacttagttatcattaagctagtgttaggaacataaattgtgacaaggtttggtggaaggttttaattcataactaatgaaaacaagacatttgtactcagagtcaaAGCCGGCTTCAGCCAGGTTGGTGTCAGAAGGGTTAAATTAACAACGTTGAATTTACTGTAATATCATGTATATTTACAGTGTACAGGTATTTTACACCTGTCAAATTAGATTGTGTGCTAGATTAAAAGTACACTACTGTATTTGTTCCTCTGTAATGTAATTGTTGATATTGGATCCTCCTGATGTAACCTAACCTTATTGTCGGTACCTACAAATGGTCGTCTTCATCGGAGCGAAGTTCCTCTCTTTTAATCTGTAGTACTGAGGTATgaaaactccgatgtctggcagctgacttggcagacacccataaaattatcaaccatcgtacaaacattaactctgagcaccttttcaaactccacccatctaacacccgtggacatatttacaaagtcagcaaacagcacagctccttccatgactttcggaaacattttttcacgctgagggttgctgaagcatggaacaaactgccggcatcagttgttagttgtcggagcactgcatccttcaagacttccatgcttcctaagattcgccaacactacacctgatcttctcccctccatacacacgctgaagcaggGAAAAAACTGCCggatcagttgttagttgtcagagcactgcatccttcaaaacttccatgcttcctgagattcgccaacactacacctgatcttctcccctccatacacacgctgaagcatggaacaaactgtggtatcagttgttagttgtcggagcactgcatccttcaaaacttccatgcttcctgagattcgccaacactacacctgattttctcccctccatagacatgctgaagcatggaacaaactgccggcatcagttgttagttgtcggagcactgcatccttcaaaacttccatgctttctgagattcaccaacactacacctgatttcctcccctccgtacacacactgaagcatggaacaaactgccggcatcagttgttggttgtcggagcactgcatcctttaaaatttccatgctttctgagattcaccaacactacacctgatctcctcccctccatacacacgctgaagcatggaacaaactgccggcatcagttgttggttgtcggagcactgcatcctttaaaacttccatgctttctgagattcaccaacactacacctgatctcctcccctcca from Octopus sinensis linkage group LG29, ASM634580v1, whole genome shotgun sequence harbors:
- the LOC115226038 gene encoding phosphatidate cytidylyltransferase, mitochondrial, yielding MSSLNIAAIRLAGFSWQATRSARPSWVSQRLAVPRRVPPFVCPLRASSSRASTIMPLDTPRVTDDLDSLNEFFSQKILPAFPDGVQCSFAYGSGAFQQQGTEHMSKNMLDFIFVVDDPVAWHTENLQINRRHYSALKFLGTRAITHIQQQYGAGIYFNTLVMLGARLIKYGVVSTERLITDLLDWETLYMSGRLHKPVLTLKQPTNPELIVALDNNLHSAVHAALLQLPDTFTEEELYMSIANLSYSGDFRMSIGEDRNKVSNIVVPNIPKFRSMYSKILESEEHVFYNPVRQTYEQYPNHISQYHHLNLLPKTVHINLVSLCNHNRAIPDTEDVLRNLANDPHCGTYVAKCISDIVKRSSYSQSIKTILTAGFLKSVKYSSKKLLKMMRSVKNKN